The nucleotide sequence ATAAGGTGCAGACAGAGACGCTTTGACTGATGAAATGTGGAAGACAATAAACTGCAATGCAACGCTAATTGACATACTGTAGCTTGTATCAgagtatacatttttagttaaaattagtttaaatattttctgtcaCACAGTGTTAAGAAGTAACATGGAACCACAGACGCTAACTGCCTAATTATAGGCATTGTGGCGGGAGGAgctaacgacagacacagtgggtgtagCGTCAGgcctttttattaattaaaaatacaacacacCACGGAGGAAACGTTTAATGGGACACAACTCTCCATCGTTCTTTGGGACAATGAAGTGAACAAATCTGACACAGAGATGAAAAAGTGATAtcatacttattttaattaatactatttattttaattaattctctctctctctctctctctctctctctctctctctctctctctctctctctctctctctctctctctgtgtgtgtgtgggtttatGTGTATTAATTAAAGCAGCGCATAAATATGGAACAGAGATTAAACTGACTCAGAACTAACTGtgcattaaacaattttaatgcaTACCCCTCAGTCAATCAGAATAGAGTattctattataataaaacaattatttaatgaaacaatATAACTATTAGAAAATGTGctgacacacattcactcaTACAAACCctctccagagagagagagagatctataGAATCCCTTAGAAGTGGTTTCATCAGTTTGGGTTTACAttgatttttctattttagagCACATTTTTATCAATGCTCAGTTAGAGGTGCAGAGCTCTATCAGAGCCCAGAAGTCGATGAGAACATGTATACTTCCAAAAGGTATGAAAgttgaaatattgaaattctttacattttaaaggctTCTTATTGTAGCTTTCTAAACAGTGCACTTTAAttcatttatgtgcattttgtatttcatttccttttttattaatttattttattatattttgtagtgAAATTTATTCACTGGGATGGGTGCTCCATGATCTCTGCATGTTGGATGTGTGggtaagttttagttttttatttccttctcAAAAAGCACtccattaaataatgcaaattacaAGACAATTGCAAAtgcgttcatttaaaaaataaatgttataattttaaaaatcaacaattaatttggtcattatatctatttaatttaatttatttatttttatttaatgcttgaTGAAAGTAGATTTTGTTAAAGGTAAAATATGTTTGACTTAAAACATGTGACTTCACGATCTTGTATCTCAGGGTTAACAGTgtttttcttatgttgttttttttccctttccttaATTTTCCTGCACAGTCAGATGTTAAAAAACGTCGCTTTCAAAAAGCCTCCCACGATGTGGGACACCTCCTTCAGttctcaaatatatattcttcagAGCTAAAGGAATTAATCGAAGACATGCTCAGTTGTGACCCTACAACCAGACCTTCAGTTGATGACATTTTAGCAAAACCATTCTTAAAAGGTGTTGTAAACAGACACAAGATGATTCCAGAAGCACTGAATAAAAGGTTCATGAAGTCCTTACAGATTTTTGATGAGGCCTACAAAGAGCACTACGATCAATTTACAGCTTTAGTTAAAGAGTGGGGAGAAAAAACCGATTCACTTGAGAAGGTGCATCATAAATGTACAGCAGGTGCTCTGTCCGGTTCAGTGATTGGAGCAGCTGGAGGAATCACCGCAGTGGTTGGTGCAGTTTTGGCGCCTTTCACTTTTGGAGCCTCTCTGATCGTCACGGGTGTTGGTGTTGGAGTTGGAGTTGCAGGTGGTGTAACAGGTGCTGCTTCCAGCATTACCAATACGGTCAAACAAAAGTCACTCCGTGAGAACATTGAAAAAATACAGCAGGGCTTTACAGATGTAACACCAGTTCTCGAATCACTGAATTCAGTGAGAAAGGTACTTAGAGTAATCCAACAATTCAAGGATTTTGTCAGTGACTCGTCGGACAATGTGCAAATGTCACACAGTgtagagaaaataaaatcagtgtgTGCCATTGAACTTATGAATCTACTTCTGCTAGCAAATGTCGGCAGGTTTGCTGCTCAAACTGCCAGAGTAGGACgagctgcagcagcagcaacagctgCGGTGACAGGAGTGTTGAGTGGAATCCTAGTCATTGTTGACACCGTCTTCATAGTGAAAGACTCCATAGACATTCACCAGATGAGAAAGGGAAAAGTAGATGATCCAAAAAATGTTAAGTCGAGTTTACTTAAGTCCATTGCTGAAATGAGGAAAGCGCACAAAGATCTTTGCAATGTCTTAAAGGAAATTAAAGACACAAGAGACGAACTAAACGACTATATAGAAGTGGCCAGGCTTGAAAGAGATTTATACAGAGACTTTGAGagtttaaacatataaatgttaTGATAGCAGACTTATGCAACATCCTAGATTTGTCTATAAGCCTTAGTGGAGAAAATGGTCTATCGCCCTGTTTGGACGGGACTTGTTTTACAGGGGGTCGTTAGCGAAATTTGTGTTTCACAAGCCCTATTCGGGATTAATATTATCTAGGGATGTTGTGCGATCTAGGCCCATGTGAATATAGCTCTAAATGCACTTGGTGATTTTTAATATTCCAAAGGAAAATCTACTGAAAATCAAACTAATCCCATTTGATTGCGATGTCTGTGATTTCTggtgatttttaaatgtgtttttcacaaCACATTTTTCCTTGTTTGTTTTGACCAATGTGAATTGGCCAAATTGGAATTGGAACGTGAGCACATGTTTGATCTAATAATGTAAAAAGGGGACATTAAAATCAAGAGGTTGATCACAACAACTCAGTCAGGTACAAATAGCAGTCAAACGATAGATGTATCACGTAGGGGGTCAGACTTTTGCAATGATtctatactgtaaatattagcTTATATATCAAaagcttttaatataaaaagatggTGCACTCCAGTTGAATAGTATGGGAATATATTGGACTTAATGTTTAATAGATGCCCACACAATAAATTTATGCATGTATCTTACTAACCACAAATGCCTTTTAATTTGATTCTGTGAATTTCTGTATTAAATGATTGAGCAGCAtgtttgcaaataaaaatgttctgttctgcattaaaatatcataGATGATCATAGTGTGCATTAGTTTACATCACTTCTGAATCAATTCTGTTTGATTCAGTtaaattttgagatttttgttcCACCCTTTAAGCCTTGCCCAACAAGTATGTGCTTCACTCAAGCTATTTTAATTTACCACTGTATCTAGGTTCTATAGTGTATCTATATATTTGGTTGACTCTATTTTATTCTGATAATGGACAGGACGCAGTGTAGCGCACAAGGTGCCTGTGCAATGGAAAAGCGCAAATAAAATAAGCCATcattttactgttacttttatttgtgtacacCTTACAATATCAACAAAACTTTGAAAACAGGCTCTGCTTTCTGCTCTCTTGGTCAAACTGCAGCgtgaaacaaaatgaagaaaactcAGCATATAGTTCCCAACTCTTTAAGGTAAGATAGCCTATTTGTAAAAAGCTTGAAATgtcaattcaaataaaaaccgAACTCTCTCATTCTACGGTAAGTGGTATGAAAGATGCATTTCTCTCCTACTTTGGAGATGGCAACTCAGTTTTAGCTGCAAAGATGAAATTGATGATGctaactataataaaatgtgatgtAGCTATTAGCCAGGAAGCTTAAAGCTCTTTAGTTTAATAGTACAGCCTGTCTTAACATTTGATTGGAACTTTATAACACGAGGACCCCAAAAAATACTAGAAGGAGGCCCAGGACAAGACAATGTTGTAAAATTATACCCTAGTGCCAGACAACATCTGAAGCAAGCATATCTATataattaatagtaaattaaaTGTGTCATAATCATGTTGCATTGTGTTCTATGGAGGGCCTGGGTGTGCATAAACTCAAGAAATTGAGTGATCAAGAATCTGTCCATATCAAATTTCCTCATCAGTGTATTCTAGAGAATATCCAAAGTCTCATACACCATTACATTAACTAGAAGAAAAATAAGGAAAGAGAAGAAatgatcatgtgatactgaaggaGTCGTATTTAACCGCTTATTTAACCGGCCGTGTGGGCAGGTGCCAAGTCCTGCAggaaaattaaatcagcatcttcaaaaagctggtcagtagaaggaagcatgaagtgctccaaaattTCTTTTTGTAACGTGAGCAGTGACATTGGTTTTCAAAGAACACAATGAACCAAAACCAGCAGATGaccccaaatcatcacagactgtggaagcttaacactggacttcaagcttctccacccttcctccagactctaggaccttggtttccaaatgaaattcaaaacttgctttcatctgaaaacaagacttttggaacactgggcaacagtccagttcttttCCTTAGCCAAGGTAAGACAACTCTGACATTGTCTATGGTTCAGGAGTGGCCTAACAACAGGAATATGTTGCGAAATTCCTTGATTAGAATTAGAAtacacaaaaagaagaaaaaatagtCATTgcaaaaagtcatatttcattaaaacacagtCCTCTAAGTGCTAAACGTTATCCTGtataacttattttatatttcatgagATGTTAACACATTTACTCATCTAAAAACATATGAAAGGTCCGCTTTCTTCAAGCTTCGACTTCAGAATGGGCCAGATTTCACAAGACAGTTATGACAAGTTTCATCAGGATGGtaaattgtaatgatttttttttttttttgtacaattacAACACCATATATTGTATTGCAGTGGCTATTTGcaaatgtgtaataaattatatgctatttacactCAAATTATTAAATCGATGCCATGGTTGACACCATTactgggacaataaagccctccctacacctaccctaatcctacccagtattttattttcaactttttccttcattatttttgaaaataaatgcttttatgatgtaattttaacaggcctgcctgcctgccagCCAGCCAGCGGCTGATTtgtggatttttgtttttacatgccAGTCATTACCTTCTGTACCATTCtgaaaaagtaaatgatgataataatattatttgtcCTATTTAGTTTTGGTCAAATGAATCTCTGGGTTCCTAAAGATGCTGGCTTTTACAATTCAGATCTTCCACAGACCACTTCAAATTTAACATATCTCACAATAACCCATTTTTCCTCCAGGAACCTCTAGAGCACTTTATTGTCTCGGAGTAATGAAAGGGTGACTCCAGAACTTCAGATCTGGAAtcaaaatacacttaaaatacatttaatcctcttattaagaaaccacatcttgatttctaaaactgaattacagaccaatctctaatctcccttttctgtcaaagatactagaaaggtagtatcctcacaactgtattccttttttaaaaaaaaaatggtgtctgtgaggatttcaatcaggttttagaccgtaccatagtactgagactgctctcattagagttactaatgacctgcttctatcatctgatcgtggttttatctcgttattagtgctattagatcttagcgcagcattcaatactatcctgactggaaccagcttcctgaagagatcagatgtgctgaaacattagtcacttttaaatccagactcaaaactcatctgtttagttgtgcatttacagaatgagcactgtgctgcgtccaaacattttgcttgttttattttaaactgttttaaatcaatctctttttgctttaaattcaatttatcttaaatcagtgtttttattttattttaatttcttttattgttatttaaatcttgtaattattttatttctctcttgtaaagcactttgaattaccattgtgtatgaaatgtgctatataaataaacttgccttgccttgcctatcgatcacaacattctcttggatagactaaaAAACTATGTTgacattagaggaagcgccttagcatggtttaaatcatatctatctgaccgctatcagtttgtggcattaaatgaggaggtatcatatcgatcaaaagtgaaatatggagttcctcaaggctcagtgctaggaccgttacttttcaacctttacatgttacctctgggagatattatcaggagtcatggtgttagctttcactgctatgctgatgatactcagctctatatttcagcgcagcctggtgatacacaccaaattgagaatctaacagaatgcatagtcaacatgaaaaactggatgatgagtaacttcttaatgctgtaaggaggtgaatcaaaaga is from Puntigrus tetrazona isolate hp1 unplaced genomic scaffold, ASM1883169v1 S000000001, whole genome shotgun sequence and encodes:
- the LOC122331674 gene encoding germinal center kinase 3-like isoform X2, with translation MWRNSADVIAEVKFGSTYTLQMAENRRLSSASVDSSATDHSMDQPSSLTNGDCYVVKQMNSRDRKELDRVQQEVNILKKINFGYIVSYVDSFEDKEAELFYIVMEYCAGGNLNERMKLQKERAVVFEEQEILDWFVQICLALQYIHDERRNIFHRDISPQNIFLTEDGYINLGDFGYSKVQKRAHFYQCSVRGAELYQSPEVDENMYTSKSEIYSLGWVLHDLCMLDVWSDVKKRRFQKASHDVGHLLQFSNIYSSELKELIEDMLSCDPTTRPSVDDILAKPFLKGVVNRHKMIPEALNKRFMKSLQIFDEAYKEHYDQFTALVKEWGEKTDSLEKVHHKCTAGALSGSVIGAAGGITAVVGAVLAPFTFGASLIVTGVGVGVGVAGGVTGAASSITNTVKQKSLRENIEKIQQGFTDVTPVLESLNSVRKVLRVIQQFKDFVSDSSDNVQMSHSVEKIKSVCAIELMNLLLLANVGRFAAQTARVGRAAAAATAAVTGVLSGILVIVDTVFIVKDSIDIHQMRKGKVDDPKNVKSSLLKSIAEMRKAHKDLCNVLKEIKDTRDELNDYIEVARLERDLYRDFESLNI
- the LOC122331674 gene encoding germinal center kinase 3-like isoform X3, which produces MRNSADVIAEVKFGSTYTLQMAENRRLSSASVDSSATDHSMDQPSSLTNGDCYVVKQMNSRDRKELDRVQQEVNILKKINFGYIVSYVDSFEDKEAELFYIVMEYCAGGNLNERMKLQKERAVVFEEQEILDWFVQICLALQYIHDERRNIFHRDISPQNIFLTEDGYINLGDFGYSKVQKRAHFYQCSVRGAELYQSPEVDENMYTSKSEIYSLGWVLHDLCMLDVWSDVKKRRFQKASHDVGHLLQFSNIYSSELKELIEDMLSCDPTTRPSVDDILAKPFLKGVVNRHKMIPEALNKRFMKSLQIFDEAYKEHYDQFTALVKEWGEKTDSLEKVHHKCTAGALSGSVIGAAGGITAVVGAVLAPFTFGASLIVTGVGVGVGVAGGVTGAASSITNTVKQKSLRENIEKIQQGFTDVTPVLESLNSVRKVLRVIQQFKDFVSDSSDNVQMSHSVEKIKSVCAIELMNLLLLANVGRFAAQTARVGRAAAAATAAVTGVLSGILVIVDTVFIVKDSIDIHQMRKGKVDDPKNVKSSLLKSIAEMRKAHKDLCNVLKEIKDTRDELNDYIEVARLERDLYRDFESLNI
- the LOC122331674 gene encoding serine/threonine-protein kinase dst3-like isoform X4, with translation MAENRRLSSASVDSSATDHSMDQPSSLTNGDCYVVKQMNSRDRKELDRVQQEVNILKKINFGYIVSYVDSFEDKEAELFYIVMEYCAGGNLNERMKLQKERAVVFEEQEILDWFVQICLALQYIHDERRNIFHRDISPQNIFLTEDGYINLGDFGYSKVQKRAHFYQCSVRGAELYQSPEVDENMYTSKSEIYSLGWVLHDLCMLDVWSDVKKRRFQKASHDVGHLLQFSNIYSSELKELIEDMLSCDPTTRPSVDDILAKPFLKGVVNRHKMIPEALNKRFMKSLQIFDEAYKEHYDQFTALVKEWGEKTDSLEKVHHKCTAGALSGSVIGAAGGITAVVGAVLAPFTFGASLIVTGVGVGVGVAGGVTGAASSITNTVKQKSLRENIEKIQQGFTDVTPVLESLNSVRKVLRVIQQFKDFVSDSSDNVQMSHSVEKIKSVCAIELMNLLLLANVGRFAAQTARVGRAAAAATAAVTGVLSGILVIVDTVFIVKDSIDIHQMRKGKVDDPKNVKSSLLKSIAEMRKAHKDLCNVLKEIKDTRDELNDYIEVARLERDLYRDFESLNI
- the LOC122331674 gene encoding serine/threonine-protein kinase dst3-like isoform X5 → MNSRDRKELDRVQQEVNILKKINFGYIVSYVDSFEDKEAELFYIVMEYCAGGNLNERMKLQKERAVVFEEQEILDWFVQICLALQYIHDERRNIFHRDISPQNIFLTEDGYINLGDFGYSKVQKRAHFYQCSVRGAELYQSPEVDENMYTSKSEIYSLGWVLHDLCMLDVWSDVKKRRFQKASHDVGHLLQFSNIYSSELKELIEDMLSCDPTTRPSVDDILAKPFLKGVVNRHKMIPEALNKRFMKSLQIFDEAYKEHYDQFTALVKEWGEKTDSLEKVHHKCTAGALSGSVIGAAGGITAVVGAVLAPFTFGASLIVTGVGVGVGVAGGVTGAASSITNTVKQKSLRENIEKIQQGFTDVTPVLESLNSVRKVLRVIQQFKDFVSDSSDNVQMSHSVEKIKSVCAIELMNLLLLANVGRFAAQTARVGRAAAAATAAVTGVLSGILVIVDTVFIVKDSIDIHQMRKGKVDDPKNVKSSLLKSIAEMRKAHKDLCNVLKEIKDTRDELNDYIEVARLERDLYRDFESLNI
- the LOC122331674 gene encoding germinal center kinase 3-like isoform X1 → MCNSLFHRRNYTLRNSADVIAEVKFGSTYTLQMAENRRLSSASVDSSATDHSMDQPSSLTNGDCYVVKQMNSRDRKELDRVQQEVNILKKINFGYIVSYVDSFEDKEAELFYIVMEYCAGGNLNERMKLQKERAVVFEEQEILDWFVQICLALQYIHDERRNIFHRDISPQNIFLTEDGYINLGDFGYSKVQKRAHFYQCSVRGAELYQSPEVDENMYTSKSEIYSLGWVLHDLCMLDVWSDVKKRRFQKASHDVGHLLQFSNIYSSELKELIEDMLSCDPTTRPSVDDILAKPFLKGVVNRHKMIPEALNKRFMKSLQIFDEAYKEHYDQFTALVKEWGEKTDSLEKVHHKCTAGALSGSVIGAAGGITAVVGAVLAPFTFGASLIVTGVGVGVGVAGGVTGAASSITNTVKQKSLRENIEKIQQGFTDVTPVLESLNSVRKVLRVIQQFKDFVSDSSDNVQMSHSVEKIKSVCAIELMNLLLLANVGRFAAQTARVGRAAAAATAAVTGVLSGILVIVDTVFIVKDSIDIHQMRKGKVDDPKNVKSSLLKSIAEMRKAHKDLCNVLKEIKDTRDELNDYIEVARLERDLYRDFESLNI